The window ctgacaggACAAGAACAGaacaaaatatataattcaCAAAAACTAGTCACAAACATAACTACAGCCTGTAGGTATAACTGTTTGCCTTGAGTTGCAATCACAAAGCACAAAGAAACTCAATCACATGTCAGCCTACAATTGTCAGGTAACATGTTAGCATCACTCATAGAAAGTGGTAACTCATCGAAATGGCCCAGAGGTTAAATGGTTAGCTCAGAGAGACTAGTGTCTGGTGTATCTTCAGTGTCGGCATATCTGATAATAGAAATTCATTACATTCAGAAATAATGGTATTATGCGTCATCTAATCCAACTTGAACACACTTCTCTCAGTAAAGGCCACCCCACTGTTACATGATTTATGACAAATTTGTTTAAACAAGTTTATCCAAATTGAAAACTTCTAGACAGAAATGCTCAGACAAACTGCTCACAATGTCAAACTAAAATTACTACCGAAGTCAACATTTCAGGTGAGAAGTCATCTAATGTCTGTAAATaagcaaatttaatttaatacaCACAGAAATCAGCCACTGAAATGATACATAATGACATACAACTACACTGTACTTAGAAAGGCACTCAGACAGATCGACCAAAGAATTACATATATAATCTTTGTATTAAATAGAAGATCTACAATCGATACATGTGACAAAACACACCTCAGCAACCTGTACATTCTGCATCCCATTGTTTGTTGGATTGTCTACGACATTCTATCGATACtattcatgcacacacacaccatgaaCACTTAGACAAAAGTTATACACTAACCAAGATCTCGTTTTCTAACATCCTACTTGAATGAGACAAGGCCTTTTTCTTTGATCTATTACGTCCAACTGAGGTTAGAGCCGCGGCATCTTCCTAAGCAGAAGGAAATGTCATTATCAAGTAATCAATAAACCCTAAGCAGGATCACGAAGATCTAGCTCGAATAACAAACCAGAAATGTATGATATGCAAGCGAGTGACTAATCACGACGCATTGTTCTTCTTTGTCTCGCACGCGGCAACGAGGGCTAATGGccgggcagccaatcactacgcgctgttcgacatgagagaacatctagccagaaagacgtcaatatttgatcagaaacaacagaatcgttgtatttcaagtagcgcTACCTGAAAATCTACGAGCCTCCAATCTGGCTGCCGCAATATTCACAAACGTGAAGAGTAGTGCGCGCGTTACGTACTGGACTTccttgctaacgcgcgttgccAACTACCGATACCGTAGCTAATGTACGTAAATTGATACAATATGTATCTATACAGACAGTTTAGATTGTAAAAgcgatacacaaagacatacagaatttaTAACTATAGCTTTGGAAAAATTTGAAGTCTGGCCAAATCTTTTAGAGTAGCTAGAGTGCAGTAACAAGTTACGAGTGAGGAAAATCCATTTTGGGTAGGAACAGTACAACTCTACAGTAACTAGAAAATTCAACTCTCCTCCAGGTACTGTAGAAACTACTCCCAATGAgtattgcttcgtagctttcatttgaagcgacgCTCGACGGAGGTTCACGCATTACTAATAATACTACCTAGTTGCTCATTTCAAAAGTTTGGTCTGGTTACGCCACTGTATGCGTCTCCAAACCTTGAAAACTTTTTAGCCATCGATTGCCGCATGTAGCATGATCGACGTGTGATTCTGTGTATATGATTGAGCACGTGGTCCCTTCTTTGTCGCAAATACGCAATCTGTCGCTAGTTTTGGCGCTACAGCCACGGATGTAGGCGGTCACCGTTGTGCATGCATAGGGGCGTGCACGAACGACGTAACAATAGACAGTTGATGATGCTAGAGTCATGTTGATTGAAACGCTGCGCTCGTCTCACATCTCAGCAAACGTAAGCAATACAGACAACAAGCAATTTTTCGACAATAACGTACGCTAAACGTAGTGTGTCCTTACTGCGTCTATCAACGCGATCGGCACGAAAGAGCACTTAACATGCTGTTCAGATCTCAATGTTCTTGACGTAGGTCTTGGCATGCGGACCAAGCTTCTTGATTATGTCGTCTCGTACTTCTTTATAGATCTCTAGGTTAAGATCCATCGTCTGGTCGGCTTGGTAGAGCTGCATGTTGGAAACACTCCAGTCAAAGAAGAAAGCTACCGTTCCTGAAGAGCTTGAACTCGGGAAGTAGAAAGCACCGGCTTGAAAAGTAACCGTATCATTGGATGGTTTGGCCGTCCCAACCTGGAATTTTCCGTGTTCTTCTTTCTTGCTGGTCTTTTTGAATACCTCCAATGTATCTCCGTTTGCTGCTTTAGACAGAGCGTCAATAGCTGTCTTGATCCCTGTGAGCTCTGCTCCTGGAATAAGCGTTTCCAAGAAGCCAATGATCGCCTTTTTGACGGTGAAACTCGACGAGCTCGTCTCGCT of the Corticium candelabrum chromosome 2, ooCorCand1.1, whole genome shotgun sequence genome contains:
- the LOC134176225 gene encoding uncharacterized protein LOC134176225, encoding MRAAADDDGKNKPSVVGSMVVTPSPDLNQSLFHDVQNSCLLAQLAATKKVPDSEKDLVAWYKAYKEVLENIGWRITDFGFNKSETSSSSFTVKKAIIGFLETLIPGAELTGIKTAIDALSKAANGDTLEVFKKTSKKEEHGKFQVGTAKPSNDTVTFQAGAFYFPSSSSSGTVAFFFDWSVSNMQLYQADQTMDLNLEIYKEVRDDIIKKLGPHAKTYVKNIEI